The region TTGTTAACCACtgaatctgtgaatctgtttctgttttgctatatacatttatgttatttttcagtttcacCTATAATTGATGTCATATAGAATTTGTTTctctctaacttatttcattaAGCATGATATTCTTTTGGTCCATCCATTTTTCTAtaaatgacagaatttcattctttttttatggctgagtaaattccattgtatatatatataacatatcttctttttccattcatctgttgatagtcTCAACAGGCTCATTAAAAACATTTGACagaattcaatatccatttatggtaaaaaatTCTCAACCAAGTGGTATAGAGGAagcatgctgctgttgctgctgctgctaagtcgcgtcagtcatgttcgactctgtgtgaccccatagacggcagcctaccggactctgccgtccctgggaagcatacttcaacataataaccCATATATgccaaacccacagctaacatcatactcaacagtgaaaagctgaaagattTTCCTCTCTGATGAGAAATAAAACAAGGATACTTACTCTCATCACTAATTCAATATAGCACAGGAAATCCTAGCCAGAGTGACTGAGCAAGGAAAAAAATAGTCAcccaaatcagaaagaaagaaggaaactgtcgctatttgcagatgacatgatgctataaGAAAAcaaccctaaagacttcaccaaaaaactgttagaactaacaaAGGGATTCAGTAAGTCACGGGATAAaagatcaatatacagaaatctgtggcATTTCTCTATACTAATTGTGAAGTATCtgaaagagaagttaagaaaataatctcatttaacATTGCATCAAAAATCACTAATGTCTAACTAAAGTTATTTATCTGTTTCCATGAAGTGAAGACAAATGCTACACTCTGGCAAGGTGAACTCCTTCGAACTCAGATCTTTTCTATCAGTCAATATATCTCAGTGGAAAATCACCGGCTTGCAGGATTAATCCCCTAGTCAATCTATGATCTCTGTTACATGTGTATTATTAGTTGCTGCAACATAGTAATGCAGAGTCGACTTCTATCTTCTTTTTAGAAACCAAGTTATGTATAGAGGGACTGATAGGTTTAGATATAACAAATTGCACTTAGTTGGTGGTAACTTTGGGGGTTCCCAGCTGGtggagtagtaaagaatccacctgccaaatgcagaagacaccagagacatgggttcgatccctgggtcaggaggaagtgacaacccactctaatattcttgcctgaaaaattccatgaacagaggaggctgatgggctagtttattaagtcacaaagagttggaccgaactgagtgagcacacaacTTCAAAGTTGAATTCACttgttaaaaacatatttttttcttaaataagactACTGCATTTTGTGGTGAGTGGTAGTAAGGTGATAATTGGCCCTCATTACAGTAGCTTCttaataaaacaatgaatttggAGACAAATATATCACTTGTCATTTTATGGGGcttactgtttgtttttatttcttaattggagtacagttgcttacaatgttgtattagtttctgctgtgtaatgaagtgaatcagccacatatatacatatatgccctccctcttggccctctctcccacctcaccCCCCATCCTTCCCATCTAGACCAAcacagaacactgagctgagcttcccaCACTATACAGTGGGTTCTCACTAGCCATCTATTATACACATGACTTATTTAGGTGAGTTGCATTTGAGAGATAAAATTTAGCTCTCATTTGTATTGTATTAGCATGTTGTCCAGTCCCAAGACTTTCATTAGGGCAGCCTTCATCTTCTTGTTCCTGAGGCTATATATTAGAGGATTGCATAAAGGTGTTATCACAGAATAAAATAAGGTAATGAATTTTTGCATTTTCACTGGGTGTCCTGATCCAGGACTAATATACATCACCATAACAGAGccaaaaaacagaattaccacagCTAGATGAGACGCACAAGTAGAGAATGCCTTGCGTTTGCTTGCTGCTGAGGGCATCCTGAACACAGCCAGAATCACCAGCGCATAGGAgcaaaggatgaaaagaaacGTACCGATcatgaaaataacattaaaaatagagtAAATGAGTTGTGTGGTGTTGTCTTCAGAACAAGACAGCATCATCAATGGGACAGGATCACATATAAAGTGGTCAATGATATTTGGGCTGCAAAAGGGCAACCGTGAAACGAGAACAACTGGGGTTACGAAGAGAATGAACCCACCGGACCACCCAAAGATGATGAGGCCAGTGTAGAGCTCTTTAGTCATGATGCATGGGTAATGCAGAGGACGGCAGATGGCAAGATACCTGTCAAAGGCCATGATGCAAAGGTAGAAGCCCTCATCACACccgaaagagaagaagaaatagaactgTGCAAAACAACTCACGAAGGAGATGGACTTGCTTGAGGACAGGAAGTTGGCCAACATATTAGGGACGGTTGTGGTGACATAACATATTTCCAGGAAAGAGAAATTCCCCAAGAAGATGTACATGGGGGTGTGAAGGCGCTGATCCCACCGCACAGCACAGACAATGGCTGTGTTCGCCATCAGGGTCAGGATATAGGCTGCTGAGAAGAGCCCGAAGTAGAGGAGCTGCATTTCTGGGCTTGAGGAAAAGCCCAGGAGGATAAAGTGGGTAACAGAGTGGGTGGCTTCCCTGCTGGACATATTCATTAATCTGGAAGACATGGGATGACAGTGGTTTGTGCTCTAATGGAGTGCACTGATTCttcctgaaaaaaacaaaaaacaaaaaacaaattcttTACCTTTCATTTCATAAAATTGTAAACAAATTTTTAGCAAAAGAACTGtgtctttcatggctcagcaCTGAGCATATATTACTCTAAAAATTCACaataagagaagagggaaaacatGAAATGGAGAacaatttttacttttctaagaaagCTTAACTAGATACTAAGAATGTATGTAATTCTGATGAATTACCTATGTTAGTGTGTTCTTTCATCTGTTTACCTATACTAATGATACTACATTTCTGCGCGTATGAAGTTTTTCTAATGTGTCTGTGTTTGGTACCCATGGTCAACttagatactatatatataaatgatatcacatagtgtttgtatttctctgactGATTTCTCTAAGCAGAAtgttctctaggtccattcacattgttgtaaatggcagacatggaagcaagtcaagtgttcatcaacaaatgaatggataaagaagatgtagcatacacacatatgtatgtgtgtatatatatatacataccacatataTTATTGtatcagtaatattccattgtaatagaatattactcagacacAAAAATATCTATTAACATGTTCATTGTGTCAGGTAGGCTGTTAAGTGCTGGAGAAACAGCTGTGGGCATGACAGATCTTAAGCTCATGGAGCTTATAATCAAGAGATTACCataaacttttaatatattttttgcaaAAATTTGATGTGTTTCCTACTATTggaaatatttttgcattttacaaaaaatatttaataaatcaaGGAATCTTTTTCAAGGTGGGAGTCCAAGACGGAGTCAGGGATGTCCTTGATATATTTCTGTGTAGAAAGGTAATATCTGGATTCCTAAGTCAGACCACATAGATGACTGATTCTTATGTGATGATTGAGATGGCACCTAAATTGGAAGGACTATTTATAGATCCTCATTGCCCTTTGGATTGTATAAATATGGGTGTGGTAAATTAAGCCAGCTAAGTATGTGATGGTACTATCTAAAATAGTCTGTTaatacttttaaagaaagaactCACTATTTACACAAGGCTTTTAGGAAACACATCTTCTAATAACTTGTTTGAAAGATATGTATGTATTTGAATGGATTATCTCTCTATCTTTTAGAAATTTCTGCAACCTTTTTACTCAGGATCTTAGTATCAGCCAcctctattaatttattttacatacagaaaagtcattgacaaaggattaattttaaatcattactGATACTTACCCTTTTGTTTCGGAATATTTCCTGAGGATAGTAATTGTCCAGTGACAGATTTAGAATAAATCTTGTATGTACAACAAAAACTCATACATGTGAAAACTTGTTACTTCAAAAAGAATTAATCCATGTTAAACCAGGGCTCATTAATCTAATGGAAGTGAAAAACAATATATGAGCTTGGAAAAGAATGTATCTCTGAGATGAAATATTTGCCATATTTCCTCTACTACCAAGCAACAGAAATCATCTAAATAAATTCTTCTCCAGCAATTTATGAGTTaatatgaacaacaacaactgcatCTTCATTTGAAATCTTAAGCTTCTTTGCGTATATCTCTTATTCACCCTTTAGAGAGAGAAAGACGTGAGACTTAGACCTTAAGCTTCTAGGATTTAAGGAAACAAGAAGGAACATATATAATttaggtttttttggggggggagagGATTAGCGTTTTGTCCTAATGAAATATTTAGTTTTCTCAAAGAAGAAAACACTTCccattaaattatttttgcaaACAATAGAACACATGTGGCTCACATGATATGGTTTCCACTTGCTGCTTGGCTGAATGCTGAGAAGAGTTTCAGGGATGGAAGATTAAATATTACTCCATGGAGCAAAAGGTATGTGAGGGAGTTCCAAGAAACTGGATGATCCAGTTTGTAATCTTTTAAGGGTTGCAAAGGGTGAAccctatataaaatattttttcttgagttTCAAGGCACATGTTTGTGGTTAAGATGAAAGCATggataaaggaaatatatatatgcatacttcCTTGCATCATAATCTTTGGGGATTTGGGGTTTTCTCTCTTAATGATCTATTAGATTTGTTTAAAAGAGGAGATAATTTTGAAAACACCAAGTCCTAGTATTCTCCAAAGAATAGTGAAGATGTggaaatcaattttatttatttatttttattctttagtatCCATGTATAGTTAAAGGTTCCTGGGGAACAATTAAGTAATAATTGGAATTGTCATAATAGCTACAATAGGAAGCTTTATCACTGGGTTCTTGATACCAACTTTGAAGAAGAAGAAACCATTCTTCTTGTCCATCAAATATCTGTTCTCGCATAGCTTGTTAGAGATATTTAAGCTGCATTGTTTTAGAGTAAAAAGAGTTGACAACTCAAACTCATAGaagtattggattggccaaaaatttttttcaggtttttctgtaaggtgTTATGGAAAAATTCGATGAACTTCTTGGCCAAAGCAAGAGAATGGTGATTGCTGGGAACTCTGGGGGATGAAGGAAATGGGAGGTTGGTCAAAGGGTGCAAACTTCCAGCTATAACATGAATAAATTCAAGTGAACAGCATGGTGGCTATAGTTAAACTATATtacatacttgaaagttgctaagcaAGTAGATCTTACATTACTAatgtaatatattaattaattttcataagTTGAACTCTCCTTGCATTCATGGGATAAATTCTGCTTAGTCATCTGTATAagccttttaatatgctactgAATTCAGTTTTCTAGTATTTGTTGAGAATTTTGTGTCTATATTCATgaggatattggtctgtagttttcttatctTGTCATATCTTTTACTGGCTTTGGTATTTGGA is a window of Ovis canadensis isolate MfBH-ARS-UI-01 breed Bighorn chromosome 7, ARS-UI_OviCan_v2, whole genome shotgun sequence DNA encoding:
- the LOC138444009 gene encoding olfactory receptor 11G2-like; amino-acid sequence: MNMSSREATHSVTHFILLGFSSSPEMQLLYFGLFSAAYILTLMANTAIVCAVRWDQRLHTPMYIFLGNFSFLEICYVTTTVPNMLANFLSSSKSISFVSCFAQFYFFFSFGCDEGFYLCIMAFDRYLAICRPLHYPCIMTKELYTGLIIFGWSGGFILFVTPVVLVSRLPFCSPNIIDHFICDPVPLMMLSCSEDNTTQLIYSIFNVIFMIGTFLFILCSYALVILAVFRMPSAASKRKAFSTCASHLAVVILFFGSVMVMYISPGSGHPVKMQKFITLFYSVITPLCNPLIYSLRNKKMKAALMKVLGLDNMLIQYK